In Elusimicrobiales bacterium, the genomic window ACCATGGACGGGATGTCCCGCATTCGGAATTCCGGGCCGGATATGGAAGCTGCAACCGCCGTGTACTCCGCCGGGCCCGGCGCGGCCGCGCGCGCATGGTTTTGCGCGCTGTCGCGCAGTTCCAGTTTCACGGGGGAGGCGCTGTTGCAGCGGAGAGAGGGAGGAATATCGTCAATGGTCAGGGGGATGCCGGCGCGCTCGCGGCGGCTGCAGTCAAGCGCGGATATAAGCTCGTCCACGGAAACACCCAGCTCTGCGGCCACGCGAAGCCGCATGTCGCTGGAGGGGGTGCAGCGTCCGGAATTCCAATGGCAAACGTTGTAAATGCCGGTGTCAAGCGCCTGCGCCAGCTTTTTCTGCGCGCCTGCGCTTTTGCCGCCGTTGTATCTGGCAAGCAGTTCCGCGAATGTCATGGCACGATTCATAATCCCCTCCGCATCGTGAATATTCCACCGCTTGACAACTGGTCCAAGTTGTCGTATACTTGTACTGTTGGGGCGTGCAACTTTGCGCCTGTTCCAAAGCGCGGCATTATAGCCGTTTTTTCAGTCGGAAACAAGTCCGAGAATTATCCAATGCAAGATGAGCCTGAAGGAATGCTCGTTTCCAACACAAGATGAGCCTGAACCGCGCTGAAATCGTCCGTTTGCGCTCTGTCGTTCGTAAACTAAGCCATGACGCTGGAAATG contains:
- a CDS encoding S24 family peptidase, with product MNRAMTFAELLARYNGGKSAGAQKKLAQALDTGIYNVCHWNSGRCTPSSDMRLRVAAELGVSVDELISALDCSRRERAGIPLTIDDIPPSLRCNSASPVKLELRDSAQNHARAAAPGPAEYTAVAASISGPEFRMRDIPSMVAEEFLPVPQHGGQRQTVALRVRGGGLKPLAADGEYLLVALTSFAEDGSIALVHRDEEYTIGVLRWVDGNCAEITAIGGRTRRLKPEEIAVAGKLLLVLRKPCGY